Part of the Paenibacillus guangzhouensis genome is shown below.
TCCACCAAACGAGCATTCCACGCCAATTTCGCCGTGGCTCTGATGGGTCATAAGCTGGCCAAGCCTGTGGACGCATCGCTGGATGAGGCGGCAGTTCGGGACATGTTGCACGCTTGGAAGCGGGATGGTGCCTCCCAATTCGCCGTATTTACCGGCTTCTGGCTGCCGATCCTGGAGCGTTATAAGGAAGTGGCCGACAACCCTCTGGATATTCGGCTGATTCGGATGGATGCGTGGGATACGCCATCGTTCAAGGTACATAAGGAAGTGTACCCGCGTTATGACAACGTCTGGTGCTATGCGCCTACGAAGCGGACGCCAGCCTTCTACATGGCTTCGGACGAAGCTGAGCCGCTGCCTTATGCGCAGCGCGCCGGACGCGTATTGATTCACGGCGGAGGGTGGGGAATCGGCACGTATGCGGGGACGATCCGCGAACTTTGCGAAGCAGGACGCCAGCTTGACGTGATCGTTTATGATCCAGCCGAGGTAGAGGAGGACGATGGGGCGACGCGCTACTATGGAACGGAACCCTCTTGGGACCCGTGGAGCCGGGACGAGCAAGGGCGGCATACGTTCCCGCCGATGGTCCGTTATCTACGCAAGGATGGCGTACTCCAAACGTATCCCATGGAGGATTATGCCGCGTATACGGATCTGCTGCGCAATTGCGCAGCGGTCATCAGCAAGCCGGGAGGAGCGACCCTCAATGACTCATTGGCGTTCGGCATTCCTTTCGTCATGTTGGAACCGTTCGGCGACCATGAGTTTCATAACGCCGCCTATTGGGAAGCTTGTGGTTTTGGTATCCGCTATGCAGATTGGAAGGCCGGGGATTTCTCGGAACGATTACTTGAGGAGATTTGCAGTCGTCTACTGGAGACGCGCACGACGATCAGCCATTATGGGAGGAATACCTATGCAGCCGAAAACAGCAGTTACGTTTGACCAACTGACATTCCGCAATATGAAAAGAACCCTGATTCCGCTAGCGGAAACAGGAAGGAAACGCCGGGAAGATCCGGCTTATGCGGCACCTGTGCCATACGAGATCGGGATCAAGCTTAACAATGGCTGCAACCTGCGCTGCAAACATTGCTTCGAGTGGAACCCGGAGGGCTTCCATCACGGGTTCGCCAAGGAAGTGAAGAACGACGAGATCGACATTCCGATCGTGGAGAAACTACTAGCTGAGACGCGAGAACGCAAGTCGCGCGTGTTCCTGTGGGGCGGGGAGCCGTTGTTCTACTCCAAGTTCGATGAACTGGCAGAGCTGCTAGCTCGAGAAGAACGGTACACGACGATTTGTACGAATGCGATTCTCATTGAACAGAAGCTGGATGCCATTCTGAAAATGTCGGAGAACTTGGTCATGCTGATCAGTCTGGAAGGCTTCGAGCAAGAGAACGACGCGATTCGGGGTAAAGGCACATTCAAGAAAGTTATCCATTCCATTCAATTGCTGCTCGATTTGCAGAAGCAGGGTATATATAAAGGCAAAGTATCCATCGCGCTGACGGTCAATGACCAGATGGTCGGCCAGCTCTACAGCTTCATGGAATTTTTCGAAGGTATGGGCGTCGATTCCGTGTATTTCTGTTTCCCTTGGTATATCCCTTCCGATACGGCGGAGAAAATGGACGTTTACTTCGATACCCATTTCCCGCACCTTGCCTCTCGTTTCGCAGATCATCACAAGAATAGCTGGCACTCTTTCACGTTCCATATCTCGCCGGATCGTTTTGACACATTGATCGAAGAGTTGAACCGCGTCAATTCCCGCGTCTGGAACGTTCGCGTCCGCTATCAGCCCGCGCTGGAGCCCGAAGAGGTGGAAGGGTTCATCCGAGGCAGCGAGAAGCCGGCGATGAATCGCACACAGTGTTTTTCGATCTCGAACCGGATGGACGTCATGCCGGACGGCGCAGTCAATCCGTGCAAATTTTTCCCGGAATTCAGCGTCGGCAATTTGCATGAAGACAGTGTGGCGGATATTTTCCATGGCGATGATCTTCGCAAGCAGCGCGAGGTACTGGCCTGCGGCCTGATGCCGATTTGTTCGAAATGCGTGCTGCTATACAACAATGGAGTTTAAGCGTTTAAACATTTGGCGCCTAAATTAACAACAGAGGTATACGTATAGGAGGAGCAAGGGTGGACTATATCCATGTGCGGGAGCTGCACAAAACGTTCGTGTATTACCGGAAGCAAGCAGGCCTCAAACATTCGCTGAAAAATTTATTCGCCCGCAAGTCGCTGTTGAAGGAAGCGGTCAAATCCGTCTCCTTCGACATCGGCCCCGGCGAGTGCGTCGGATTTCTCGGGCCCAATGGGGCAGGGAAGACCACGACGCTCAAAATGCTGTCGGGCATCCTGTATCCTACGAGCGGGGATGTGCAAGTGCTCGGTTATGTGCCGTGGGAGCGGAAGAATGACTTCAAACGGTTGTTCTCGATCGTCATGGGCCAGAAAAACCAGCTGTGGTGGGATCTTCCCGCGAGCGAGTCGATTTATTTGAATAAATGCATTTATGACATCGACGATGATCTCTACCGACGGAATCTTGCCGAACTATCGGAGATGCTCGAAGTGCAGGATTTATTGGACGTGCAGGTACGCCGACTGTCTCTTGGCGAACGCATGAAAATGGAGTTGATCGCAGCGCTGATCCATCGGCCCCGGCTGCTATATCTCGATGAGCCTACGATCGGCCTGGATTTTCCTTCCCAGAAGAAAGTCAGGGCGTTTCTGAAGTACTACAATGAGCAATACGGTGCGACGATGCTGCTCACGAGCCACTATATGAAGGACGTGGAGGACCTGTGCAAGCGAACGATCATCATTCATGACGGAAGCCTAGTGTATGACGGGGATCTTCACCGCATCAACGATTTATTTGGCGAGCAGAAAATTATTCGGCTGAAGTTCTCCGAACCTGTCGCCGAGAGCCGATTAGCCAAGTTCGGAAAAATCGTATCGATAGACGAATACAACGCTGTGCTGGAGCTGCCGAAATACCGTCTGAAGGAAGTGTCGCGAGCCGTGCTAGATT
Proteins encoded:
- a CDS encoding radical SAM protein → MQPKTAVTFDQLTFRNMKRTLIPLAETGRKRREDPAYAAPVPYEIGIKLNNGCNLRCKHCFEWNPEGFHHGFAKEVKNDEIDIPIVEKLLAETRERKSRVFLWGGEPLFYSKFDELAELLAREERYTTICTNAILIEQKLDAILKMSENLVMLISLEGFEQENDAIRGKGTFKKVIHSIQLLLDLQKQGIYKGKVSIALTVNDQMVGQLYSFMEFFEGMGVDSVYFCFPWYIPSDTAEKMDVYFDTHFPHLASRFADHHKNSWHSFTFHISPDRFDTLIEELNRVNSRVWNVRVRYQPALEPEEVEGFIRGSEKPAMNRTQCFSISNRMDVMPDGAVNPCKFFPEFSVGNLHEDSVADIFHGDDLRKQREVLACGLMPICSKCVLLYNNGV
- a CDS encoding ABC transporter ATP-binding protein encodes the protein MDYIHVRELHKTFVYYRKQAGLKHSLKNLFARKSLLKEAVKSVSFDIGPGECVGFLGPNGAGKTTTLKMLSGILYPTSGDVQVLGYVPWERKNDFKRLFSIVMGQKNQLWWDLPASESIYLNKCIYDIDDDLYRRNLAELSEMLEVQDLLDVQVRRLSLGERMKMELIAALIHRPRLLYLDEPTIGLDFPSQKKVRAFLKYYNEQYGATMLLTSHYMKDVEDLCKRTIIIHDGSLVYDGDLHRINDLFGEQKIIRLKFSEPVAESRLAKFGKIVSIDEYNAVLELPKYRLKEVSRAVLDSFPILDWTIEDVPIEESISMLYGKEPVGAFIG